The Raphanus sativus cultivar WK10039 unplaced genomic scaffold, ASM80110v3 Scaffold0996, whole genome shotgun sequence genome contains the following window.
ATCTTCTGGCGGAGGAAAGTTGTTTGGGCTGATCATCAATAAGTCTTGCTCTGGTTCTTTCTTTGCGATGGGGTATTCGACTATAAAGTCATACCTATCATCGCCTAACGTACCAACAGAAGGATCTCCTTCGAGATACCTTTTGTATAGAGggtcttttttctttcttcttcgtcttcgttTTTCATCGTCGGATTCGTAACTCCAGTAGGCGTCTGAACAGGCTGTGCAGTTGCAGATGTCAAAGCGGCAGTGTCCATCTTCATCTATGAAAGGATAGACTATATTTCCGTCTTTATCGAATCGACAGGGCCTTGGGATGTCTTGTTTCTTAGCTGGGCTGTAGAAATCTCTTTCATCAACCTCGATGGCAAATTGAGTAAATAATTGCGTCCTGAATGACGAAGATCTTGGTTTTTCAAACTTGATTTCCGTTGTTCCATCTTTTCGCGAATGAAAGCTAACGTCTAAAGATTGAATTGGCGATTGAGTGGCTTGATGAAGCTTCTCGTAGCTTGTCACCCAGGACTCCGGTAGTCGTCTTATCAGCTCTTCGCGTGATATCTGGCGAGGAATTTGTATCGAATTTGGTGCCTGAGATGCTGATGTAACTTCAAGATATAGGGCTTCGTCAGACGAAGGTAGTACAAGATCGAGAGCGTGATCTTGAATTCGGTAGAAGATCTGATGATGCAAAGTGGCTGTTACACTCTTCTCTTGCATAGGTGCTCCAATTAGTTGAAGTTGTACCTTGAGCGTCTTCAACAGATTTGGATCTTGTAGCGAAACATTAAAGTTTGGAAACAGCGTTACGAATATTGTTCCTGCATTTAATGTTGTCTAGACTGTTCCGATACATGCTTGTTGATATGACTTTAATCGGGAATCGATTAAAGCTATCCTAGCAATGACTGGTAGACCTTTTCTGGCGTGTAAGGTCAAACCAATTCTCAATACACCGAAGTGGAGATGGGTGTAGCCTTGTTGTTGCCATAATTCTGGGTAGGTGCTCCGGAATGTTTCAATGAATGAACTGTTCTTCTTCAGTGGCTGGACTTGGCAAGATGAGAACTTGCTGGATTGAACATACCCATTAACCTTTCGGTTAGAGGATGCTTTTATGAGTTCACGAACGCCTTTAACAGAGAAGGCGCTAGGCTTTTTTGCAAAGTTTATATGGATTTActaaaggaagggttgtttctggTAACTGGTCACCGGATATACTCGATTCGTAAAGGGAGTTATAGctggaaaagaagaagaggagcgGCTTTTGCCTTTTAGGAAGGGTTGAGATGAAAACTGGGATCGATGATGAAGGTTGTGAAGTAGACATCATTAAGAGGGTTGTTTTCAAGAACACTCAAAACATTCATTAATAAAATACAAGATTCTATTATCCAAAACTCAAGATgaaggctctgataccatgataaaaaTTTCGAAGCAAAGAAGCAGAAACGGCAAGCCTCAAGAATCAATTAAAAGACCTCTAACGGAGCTTAGAGAGTCTGATCAACAGTCAACGACAAAAAGACTCTTACTTTAACCCTTTGGTAGCACATCGACAGATTTACCGATGTACCAAGGATCATACTCTCCAGGATTCCTTTCGGGCTACCAAACCCCAAAAATGAGGATCGCCTCTACTGCTTTCCTATCTTCCGATGAGCCTTTACATCAA
Protein-coding sequences here:
- the LOC130503525 gene encoding uncharacterized protein LOC130503525, which gives rise to MQEKSVTATLHHQIFYRIQDHALDLVLPSSDEALYLEVTSASQAPNSIQIPRQISREELIRRLPESWVTSYEKLHQATQSPIQSLDVSFHSRKDGTTEIKFEKPRSSSFRTQLFTQFAIEVDERDFYSPAKKQDIPRPCRFDKDGNIVYPFIDEDGHCRFDICNCTACSDAYWSYESDDEKRRRRRKKKDPLYKRYLEGDPSVGTLGDDRYDFIVEYPIAKKEPEQDLLMISPNNFPPPEDFINDDVAHTLKSFLQQ